Proteins encoded together in one Synechococcales cyanobacterium T60_A2020_003 window:
- a CDS encoding EutN/CcmL family microcompartment protein — translation MQIAKVCGTVVSTQKEPSLTGVKFLMLQYVDESGDLLPDYEVAADSVGAGINEWVLVSRGSAARRIPGSESRPIDALVIGIIDTVNLDNRLMYSKRDSDR, via the coding sequence ATGCAGATTGCAAAAGTTTGTGGCACCGTTGTTAGCACTCAGAAAGAGCCCAGTCTGACTGGGGTTAAGTTCCTGATGCTACAGTACGTCGATGAGTCTGGCGACTTGCTGCCAGATTATGAAGTGGCCGCAGATAGCGTTGGGGCTGGGATTAATGAGTGGGTTCTGGTGAGTCGGGGTAGTGCTGCTCGCCGGATTCCAGGCAGTGAATCTCGCCCCATTGATGCTCTAGTCATCGGCATTATCGATACGGTTAATCTTGACAATCGTTTGATGTACAGCAAGCGTGATTCTGATCGTTAG